Proteins encoded within one genomic window of Tigriopus californicus strain San Diego chromosome 12, Tcal_SD_v2.1, whole genome shotgun sequence:
- the LOC131892354 gene encoding potassium voltage-gated channel protein Shab-like isoform X4, whose protein sequence is MVLKLNLSPVLPHFWEPGDPTLLDSSVDPRQGTSSWNHPRSHPDALLGRLQVDTTRSATTIAYSTPQDRHLTPRVSGENRVVVMSELCHAGEVKTIGLKVDSMHQALSQISQELTNIRNLLLSSPCSTNKQQQPQHLISSNSKTYPMDLKKVDPPQPSNGNVMVRAASVTLGNSNEEDAVQTKQADDPRRQSVKFLSSTHNFDDLDDEPGWHNTPPNKPDQSSRRNSIPSRFAKSIYPETEKDSSDANPTKNQVFITINVGGKRHDVRWDTLDKFPTSRLGRLRACPNLRGIRELCDDFSYPRREYYFDRSPRNFDAVLGLYRTGKLHLSQGVCVQDFCEELEYWGLCDLHLEPCCQHTYYRARWLLPVSMRMEEDMDDQFGEGMYANFQKRLWNLFENPNSSPAAKVVAVISCLFVVASTFSLIISTLPMFQVKKDSPGDEEHFIFAVAEAIFVGWFSFEYVVRFIAAPHKLRFAKVGMNVIDLLGVLPYFLSLGLSVINKNTGDSSEIDANSYQDEMMRIAQIFRIMRILRIFKLARHITGLQTLGFTLKNSYKELGLLMLVVIMGMLIFSGLAYVSEKNEEGTAFISMPQALYWAIITMTSVGYGDIYPTTWFGKLVGSACAICGVLCISLPIPIIVNNFNKFYEKAKIEEEIDIKRKKASWEEAKRGWICWMLEGNPA, encoded by the exons ATGGTTCTAAAGCTCAATCTCTCACCTGTTCTGCCTCATTTTTGGGAACCTGGTGATCCCACACTCTTGGACTCGTCGGTTGATCCACGTCAAGGGACGTCGTCTTGGAATCATCCTCGCTCCCATCCAGACGCATTGCTGGGTCGACTTCAAGTGGACACCACGAGGTCGGCAACGACCATTGCGTACTCCACGCCTCAGGACCGTCACTTGACCCCCCGGGTGAGCGGTGAGAATAGAGTGGTCGTTATGAGTGAGCTATGCCACGCTGGCGAGGTCAAGACCATCGGACTCAAGGTGGACTCCATGCATCAGGCTTTGTCGCAGATCTCACAAGAACTAACCAATATCAGG AACTTGCTCTTATCGTCCCCATGTTCCaccaacaaacaacaacaaccacagcATCTCATCTCCAGCAATTCAAAGACCTATCCAATGGATCTCAAAAAGGTGGATCCTCCCCAACCGTCCAATGGAAATGTAATGGTGAGGGCAGCCTCAGTCACCCTGGGCAATTCCAATGAGGAGGACGCGGTCCAGACAAAACAGG CTGATGATCCCCGTCGCCAATCGGTAAAATTCCTGAGTTCCACGCACAATTTCGATGATTTAGACGACGAACCCGGTTGGCACAATACTCCGCCCAATAAACCCGACCAATCCTCGAGGCGGAACTCGATCCCGTCCAGATTTGCCAAGAGCATTTACCCCGAGACGGAAAAGGATTCCAGCGACGCGAACCCAACCAAAAACCAA GTCTTTATCACTATCAATGTGGGTGGAAAGCGGCATGACGTCCGTTGGGACACTTTGGACAAGTTCCCCACCAGCCGATTAGGCCGACTGCGCGCATGCCCCAATCTTAGGG GAATTCGCGAGCTCTGTGATGATTTCTCGTACCCTCGCCGGGAATATTACTTCGACCGATCTCCGAGGAACTTCGATGCAGTTTTGGGCTTATACCGAACAGGGAAACTCCATTTATCTCAAGGG GTATGCGTCCAAGACTTCTGTGAAGAATTGGAATATTGGGGACTCTGCGATCTCCATCTGGAACCATGTTGCCAACACACCTATTACAGAGCTCGATG GTTATTGCCAGTTTCCATGAGGATGGAAGAGGACATGGATGATCAGTTTGGTGAGGGAATGTACGCCAATTTCCAGAAGCGACTCTGGAACCTCTTTGAAAATCCGAATTCCTCACCAGCAGCAAAA GTTGTAGCAGTGATATCCTGCTTGTTCGTGGTGGCTTCAACATTCTCTCTCATCATCTCTACTTTGCCAATGTTTCAGGTGAAA AAAGATTCCCCCGGTGACGAGGAGCATTTCATATTCGCAGTGGCTGAGGCCATTTTTGTGGGGTGGTTCTCCTTTGAGTATGTGGTCCGGTTCATTGCAGCCCCTCACAAGCTACGATTTGCCAAAGTTGGGATGAACGTCATCGATCTATTGGGAGTTCTACCctattttctttctcttgggtTGTCAGTCATCAATAAAAACACTGGTGATAG TTCGGAGATCGATGCCAACAGCTACCAAGATGAAATGATGCGCATTGCTCAGATCTTTCGAATCATGAGGATCCTTCGGATCTTCAAATTGGCCAGACACATCACGGGACTCCAAACCCTAGGGTTCACCCTCAAGAACAG TTATAAAGAGTTGGGATTGCTCATGTTGGTGGTCATCATGGGTATGCTCATTTTCTCGGGATTAGCATACGTGTCAGAAAAGAATGAAGAGGGAACAGCATTCATATCAATGCCACAA GCACTCTATTGGGCAATCATTACAATGACGTCAGTTGGGTACGGTGACATTTATCCAACAACTTGGTTTGGAAAGCTGGTTGGATCAG